In Salvelinus alpinus chromosome 36, SLU_Salpinus.1, whole genome shotgun sequence, the genomic stretch cattttctttctctccgtaGCCCACGCTCTTTCTATATTGAAATAATAAATCATttgatttttccattgtgttaataaTGGCGAATTGATTGATTTTCACGTTTTTAGTATacgttttttcaagatgagtgatgagaagagaattgtccatggaaaacagaaaggacaacgccgcacactgctgctcatgctcccaggtgatatttatttcAACACTTAAGTTTTCATCAGGCGTCCATGTAAAGTACCTGGATGTGCGTATGGTTTTCAGTTTTTGTTAGAGAATCATCCAAACCACCGGGTATCTCACTACACCCCCAtgtgccatgtcttgaaatatgcagaaagactgattaaaagtacatttatattgtaatacttctgacagccaactttctagctcCGCCCACAACTTCTGGACTTAatagcattcccagaaggcatcGATTATTGAGtctgttagttttacacttaagacatgactctacacttgtgctgtagaatttgtgaattttgtctcttgtaaaATACAATTCTATACATTATcttatactggattaagcatatatttttgttagttATTCTTTATTACAACATGCTGATTCTCATTCCTATTAATCACCCAGTAAGCCCAGAGCCATTTTGAGGCTTACTCACTGTCATTGAGAATCCAGACTCATATGGTGATTGGAAAACGGGGTCTTGTTTTCTGCCTGGGGAAGAGAACACGATACAATGACTCAATTATCTGCAGATACCATACAGTGAGTCTTAAAGTGACAGATTGTGTAGTTAACCTCATATGTCATATTTTATCCATTGGAGCTAGTCCATATATAATGTAGCTTCCATGCTAACTTATGAGTACTGTACCACCAGTCAATTTTCTGTGTTTCTAATGTTATGTTGCTGATTAACTAAACGTAGACATGCAGTACAGTATATTTCCCTGCTTTACTCCTTTCCAGTGCTACTGTTTCTCACTTCTCCGTTCCTCACCGTCGTTCTCAAAgcttctgttctccctcccttCTTTCGGGCTCCCCAGCCCTGGCAGGTTGGCGTTGGGACTGGTCCATCCGCCAAAGTCTAGGGGGCCCTCCTTGGAGCTGGCCTCCCACCTGCAGAGGAGAACCACTTGGGCTAGTCCATGGCCCAGCAGCAGGACCCAGCCGTTGGCCACTAGGGCTATACTCAGCACCGGGTCATCCCACTGTGGCCGCCGGCCCATCTCCATGTTACCCCGGGTCAGCAGGGCGATCCACACCACCCAGATGGCAGCAGACACCAGCAGGGTGAGGCAGAGCAGTGTGGCCTGGACCTGGCTCTGTCGGTGGCTGCCCCCGCTGTAGCTGTAGGTGAGACAGGAGCGGCAGAGGCAGCATAGGGAGAGGACCAGGCCGGTGGCCAGCAGAACCAGGACGTAGATGAGCAACATGACAAACTCCCCCTGGGAGTACTGGCAGGGCTGGCCGTCCCGCAGCAGCACGATGATCAGCCACTCTGTAGCGATTACCACCTGGAGGGTGAAGAGGGCCAGGGCCACCCCAGCCTCCCCCCAGCCCCGGGCCACAGAGAAGCCCAGCAGGGCCAGGCAGCGAGCCAGCAGGCAGGAGAAAGCCAGGGAGAACAGCaccccgaacaggaagaggcgcGTGGGGCATGTCTGGGTGGTGAGGCGGATGACGAAGGCAAAGGTCAGGGCAAAGACCCCCGCCGTGCTGAGCAGGAACAGAGCCATGGAGGCTACGCTCCCCCCGATGCCCCTGCGCTGGCGGGAcgacacacacatccacagggTCCAGAACAGCAGCCCCACCAGCAGTCCTGAACTGACCACAAAACCCAGTGAGGCCAGGCTCTCCACCACGATACCCCACGCCGCCTGACGGTCACACAGGTAGGAGTACACGGGGTCGAGATCCGCCCCACACCCCAGGATTGCATCCTGGGAAGTGGAGTTTGAGGAAGAGTTGCGCTGGAGGAAGGAATTGGTGCCTCGGTTGATAGTGGATTTTACAGTGGGATTGTTAGTGGTGGTATTGGGGATAGCATTAGAGCTAGTGGCAGCAGTGGGAGGGATGGTTTGGTTGAGGGTGCTGGCATTCAGTGTGGTCTGACATGTGCTGGGAAGTGGGACATTGAGTAGTAGCATGAGAAAAATAGATTTGTGTATCTGGAATGAAAAGACCATCcttgtgttttgttttgtctgcatGTTGTTGTCCTTCCTCTCTGGTTTTCTGTTTTGATGGTATACTCCCTGCTCAGATGGGCCTTTGCTACCTGGAAAAAGTAGCATCCATGAGAGCATGTATTTTGACTCTGAATATCTTTATTTATAGAGCATAGCGGTATTTAGGACAATCAAATCAATTAAGGTGCTTTTGAATAAagatgcgagagagagagagagagcagccagaGGGAAGGGAGCAGCCAGACCACAGACATGCCAGGACAGGGAAATAACTTTGTGTACACGGTAAGAATAGAGGAATTAGGAGTGATTTCATTAGGAACAGGTTCTAGATACTCTACATCAGGGATGTACAACTTGGAGGGAGTCAGGGCCACAGAagatctgaactcatcatgaggggtcGCAGTTGCTcgcgggtctgcgtacccacattgTTTTACagatcatttcctgcaattctacacatttttccatagggtggagagaaatgtttgcagtttttaatattatATCTGAGTGACTGACTAACATAATCATATCATAGCATTATACTGTTTTTTATACGggacagtttagatagctggccgcaaAACTAACTTAGGGatctaaaaaatgttagctgacatgggctaattgagtgactatcagTGCTTTACATGACAAGAGaataactgctgatgcacaaccacatttccaAATTGCACCTTGTATATTCCACTATTTTAACTCGCAGCAGTAAATTGAAACCCCAACTGATTTTATAATAAATAAATTGGGACGTcctgttgcccatccctgctctccCACAGAGGACAAATATAGACTACATTAACTCATAAAGTCGTGTGAAACCAGGAAAGAGGGCAATAGGGAGTGAGCGTGACAGTAAAATACAAATGAAATGGGGGGTTGACACACTGAGATTGGAAGTGAGAGGGAGTGAGATAAAGAAGCCAGAGATATACTCTCCTGATAGTTGATTGTCACTTCCTCTAGTTCATAACAGAGCCCTTGTTTCAGTGTCAGAGATTCAAATATGACATTGAATATGCTTATCCCTGGGTAAATATGGCCCTGGccactttatttaacctttaaggATAACTCTGTTTTGCACAGAGGGCAGGAGATAAAACCTCTAAAAGTCACTAAAACATCTCTATCAAGTCTATCTTTATTGATTATTTCAGGAACATGTTTATGTGACTGGTAATTTGTTACATAACATAAACAAATATTGAATAAAACAGTGGTTTTGAATGTTTTTCCATTGATTGGGTTGTTGAATTGGTTGACAGTAACAACAGTCTAAACAATAATGATTAATTGTCATCCAACAACAGGAGACATGAAGGCATCGCTGCTTCAACTGCTTACTTTTAATCTTGTGAGCAACATTTTTACTTTAAAACAACAAACTCTTCCTGTGGCAAAACAGGTGGCAAAAAAATTGGTAGGATATACCTCCATTCAAGCTACAACTTTCGAACTAACAAAGACGAGTAACATTGATTGATTTACCCTTTATCCGGAGGCTGCAGTGCATCCACCTCTGTGGTTGGTGGTTATTTCTCTCCTACTTGTAGTTCCACTTGAGATTTGCAATAAACTCTCAGCTGATGCATCAGTAGACAGTCATCTATGTATGAACGTGCCTCCTAACTCAAGGATGTTCCCATATCTTTTACAGGCagtgaaagagggagggagggagggagggaaagcaggaagagaggaatgagagagggaggaaattATTTTGGAAACGAAAGATCAGGTTTTTTTTTCACCTCACCCACATTTACATCTAGTGGTGAAGCGATAGGAGAGAAGTTTGGACTGACCCACCCCTGACTTCCCCTCCTCTCACTGTCTTTTTCTTAGTCTGTCTCACAAAACAGCAAAGTATAGGTGGGGCTCGAATCCCTGGAGGCTATGGAAcatgcactgacacacacacacacacacacacacacacacacacacacacacacacacatatatatatatatatatatatatatacagtatcaagGAAATGCTAAAGTTGAACATCTAGCTATGAGAGTTGACCACATGATTGGAAATTATATCCATAGGCAAAGATCTGAATGCCAGGTCATCATAAATAATCACACTGCTGGTTGCTATGTTacagagagaggttagaggtgaGGGGGAGGGTTTCCACTAATTACTACAACCACAAACTCAAAATGGGTTATTCAttcaaacaaaaatgtgctttttggttttaatttaaggttaggtttagacaTAAGTGTGGTTatgattaaggttaggtttaaaatctcaTTTTTGTAGAAATGGACATGGTTTATTACTTTGTGGCTGTAGTAACTAGTGATGAccaaggaggaggaaggaggaggctgAATAACACAACTGACTCATCTAACTGTCCCTGAGACTAACAGTAACCACTTAGACATAAGCTCACAACATTGATACCCCTCAGGTGGTGTATGTCAGGGAGGGAGAATGCCTTCCAATGGGTCTCTGTATGAACAAGCCCGTGCTGAGCTCCTGGGTTCAAGTCTGTACAGGCAAGGACGTTCTGTAAGGTGTGTGTAAATGGAGCAGTGGGGATAAACACTGAAGCTTTcatagagacagacacaaaggCCGGGATAGTTTGTCTGTTCACAGTATAGGATTTCCATAAGCTTCAGGGACCTAGGCGAAGAATATACAGTATCAGCAGACTATCAAGAGTTACTAAATAAATATTAAAGCacagacacagactgacctatgACCACAGGGCATCAACCAAAACAATGTAGCAACACAAATGGCAAAGACGTTTTGAGAAAGATATTTGGGGGACTGTGAAATAAAGGAGTTGATTTCGCCATCCTTTCGTGTGCTAAGGGATTGTAACACCCAGGATATTGTCTGGAATATTCCAAGAGTGGCATACTGTATTATTCTTACTCAATATTTGTGGTTGGTATGTCATGGAAATGAGACATTGTTGTGTGAGACACTGGTGACAGTTGGATGTGTTTCTGAGATaaggacatgtacagtatgtttgggAAAAACCTAACATAGTAACCGGTTGtgagaaatatatacagtaccagtcaaaagtttggacacacctactcattcaagggtttttctttattttttactattttctacattgtagaataatagtgaagacatcaaaactatgaaataacacatatgtagtaTGTTACTAcatatcatgtagtaacaaaaaagtgttaaacaaatcaaaatcaattttagattcttcaaagtaaccactctttgccttgatgacagctttgcacactcttggcattctcttaaccagcttcatgagaaatgcttttccaacagtcttgaaggagttcccacatatactgagcacttgttggctgcttttcctttactctgcggtccaactcatccaaagccatctcaattggggttgaggtcatgtgattgtggaggccaggtcatctgatgcagcactctatccctctccttggtcaaatagcccttacatagcctggaggtgtgtttggggtcattgtcctgttgataaacaaatgatagtcccactaagcgcaaactagatgggatggcgtttcgctgcagaatactgtggtagccatgctggttaagtgtgccttgaattctaaataaatcacagacagtgtcaccagcaaagcaccaccacacctcctcctccatgcttcagggtgggaaccacatacatggaaatcatccgttcatctactctgcgtcttacaaagacacggcggttagaaccaaaaatctcaaatttggactcatcagaccaaaggacagatttccacaggtctaatatccattgctcgtgtttcttggcccaagcaagtctcttcttgctattggtgtcctttagtagtggtttctttgcagcaatttgaccatgaaggcctgattcatgcagtctcctctgaacagttgatgttgagattagaggttgaccgattaatcggaatggccgattaattaaggctgatttcaagttttcataacaatcggaaatcagtatttttggacaccgattaggCCGATTTTTTTtggttgtattttttatttaactaggcaagtcagttaagaacacgttcttattttcaatgacggcctaggaacggtgggttaactgccttgttcaggggcagaacgacagatttttaccttgtcagctcggcgattcaatcttgcaaccttacatttaactagtccaatgctctgaccacctgcctctcattgcactccacgaggagcctgcctgttacacaaatgcagtaagaagccaaggtaagttgctagctagcattaaacttatcttataaaaaacaatcaatcaatcaatcataatcactagttaactacacatggttgatgatattactagtttatctagcgtgtcctgcgttgcatataatcgatgcggtgcacaTTCgcggaaaaaggactgtcgttgctccagcatgtacctaaccataaacatcaatgcctttcttaaaatcaatacacagaagtatatatttttaaacctgcatatttagctaaaagaaatccag encodes the following:
- the LOC139565214 gene encoding G-protein coupled receptor family C group 5 member D-like; this translates as MHCSLRIKGSKGPSEQGVYHQNRKPERKDNNMQTKQNTRMVFSFQIHKSIFLMLLLNVPLPSTCQTTLNASTLNQTIPPTAATSSNAIPNTTTNNPTVKSTINRGTNSFLQRNSSSNSTSQDAILGCGADLDPVYSYLCDRQAAWGIVVESLASLGFVVSSGLLVGLLFWTLWMCVSSRQRRGIGGSVASMALFLLSTAGVFALTFAFVIRLTTQTCPTRLFLFGVLFSLAFSCLLARCLALLGFSVARGWGEAGVALALFTLQVVIATEWLIIVLLRDGQPCQYSQGEFVMLLIYVLVLLATGLVLSLCCLCRSCLTYSYSGGSHRQSQVQATLLCLTLLVSAAIWVVWIALLTRGNMEMGRRPQWDDPVLSIALVANGWVLLLGHGLAQVVLLCRWEASSKEGPLDFGGWTSPNANLPGLGSPKEGRENRSFENDGRKQDPVFQSPYESGFSMTEIDPDKDYSIPRPQTTNISEPYDVYYGPGLSD